From Actinoplanes oblitus, a single genomic window includes:
- a CDS encoding gamma-glutamylcyclotransferase family protein — translation MPLLFSYGTLQNPAVQRANFGRELEGRADTLPGYAERLLEITDPAVVATSGKTHHPIVVETGEDADRVPGTVFEITEEELIAADKYEVDDYHRVLVSLGSGVRAWVYVSAAAY, via the coding sequence ATGCCTCTGCTCTTCTCGTACGGGACCCTGCAGAATCCCGCCGTCCAGCGGGCCAACTTCGGAAGGGAACTGGAGGGCCGGGCGGACACCCTGCCCGGGTACGCGGAACGGCTCCTGGAGATCACCGATCCGGCGGTCGTGGCGACCAGCGGCAAGACCCACCACCCGATCGTCGTGGAGACCGGCGAGGACGCCGACCGGGTGCCCGGCACCGTCTTCGAGATCACCGAGGAGGAGCTGATCGCGGCGGACAAGTACGAAGTGGACGACTACCACCGGGTGCTGGTCTCGCTCGGCTCCGGGGTCCGCGCCTGGGTCTACGTGAGCGCCGCCGCCTACTGA